The Erythrobacter aurantius genome includes a window with the following:
- a CDS encoding acetyltransferase has protein sequence MNTRHLLGVYGAGGFGREVIPVLSQYAAQNHAPESWQTVFIDDAPAGSLVGKYQVMRLDEFARCEAASREAVLAVGSGAVRQVLADKCRAAGVPVGSLVAPNAMILDNVELGKGAVLCPFSMVTSDTRIGELFQANIYAYIAHDCVVGDRVTLAPGAKVNGNVHIADDVYIGTGAVIRPGKPGEPLIIGAGAVIGMGAVVTRNVPEGATVVGNPARVLGG, from the coding sequence ATGAACACCAGACATCTGCTAGGCGTGTATGGCGCGGGCGGCTTCGGGCGCGAAGTCATCCCGGTGCTTTCGCAATATGCCGCGCAAAACCATGCGCCGGAAAGCTGGCAGACGGTCTTCATCGACGATGCCCCTGCCGGATCGCTTGTCGGGAAATATCAGGTGATGCGCCTCGACGAATTCGCACGCTGCGAAGCCGCATCTCGCGAAGCGGTGCTGGCTGTGGGTAGCGGCGCAGTGCGTCAGGTTCTTGCGGATAAATGCAGGGCGGCAGGCGTCCCCGTCGGCTCGCTGGTGGCACCGAACGCAATGATCCTAGACAATGTCGAACTGGGCAAAGGCGCAGTGCTTTGCCCGTTTTCCATGGTCACCTCCGACACGAGGATCGGCGAACTGTTTCAGGCGAACATCTATGCCTATATCGCGCATGACTGCGTTGTCGGAGATCGGGTGACGCTCGCGCCCGGAGCCAAGGTGAACGGTAACGTCCATATTGCCGATGATGTCTACATCGGAACCGGCGCGGTGATCCGTCCGGGCAAACCTGGAGAGCCCCTGATCATCGGCGCAGGCGCGGTGATCGGAATGGGTGCGGTAGTCACGCGCAACGTCCCTGAAGGGGCCACTGTTGTCGGCAATCCGGCAAGGGTGCTGGGCGGCTGA
- a CDS encoding N-acetylneuraminate synthase family protein: MSQPDHAIAIGRRSLSDRDPCFIIAEIGVNHDGDLEIAHKMIDAAKASGADAVKFQTFKTEANILRDAPKADYQKRQTGDGSQFDMVRRLELQFADFVELKRHCDAIGIEFLTTAFDPEALDFVVSLSPACLKWPSGEINNLALLRQAARSRLPVLVSTGMASLGEVDRALDELRGSCDFAVMQCVSDYPARLEDQNLRVLRTFAAAFHCPVGLSDHTLGQTAAIAARALGMAVLEKHFTLDAAMPGPDHAASMEPHDFRTMVDTLRALETGLGDGIKRPVEAELSTRAVARKSLVYARDLAEGHLLTADDLCAKRPGTGLPADLIDQLCGQTLARAVSADTQVRLSDMGGEAA, encoded by the coding sequence ATGTCTCAGCCTGATCATGCGATCGCTATTGGCCGCCGTTCCCTGTCGGACCGAGACCCGTGTTTCATCATCGCCGAGATTGGCGTCAATCATGACGGCGATCTCGAGATCGCGCACAAGATGATCGACGCAGCGAAAGCAAGCGGCGCCGATGCGGTGAAGTTCCAGACCTTCAAGACCGAAGCCAACATCCTGCGCGACGCGCCAAAGGCCGATTACCAGAAGCGGCAAACAGGTGATGGCAGTCAGTTCGACATGGTGCGACGGCTGGAGCTGCAGTTCGCCGACTTTGTCGAGCTGAAACGGCATTGCGACGCGATCGGCATCGAGTTTCTCACCACCGCTTTCGATCCCGAAGCGCTGGATTTCGTCGTCTCCCTTTCGCCCGCTTGTCTCAAATGGCCGTCAGGTGAGATCAACAATCTGGCGCTGCTGCGACAGGCGGCGAGATCGCGGTTGCCGGTTCTGGTGTCGACCGGGATGGCGAGTCTCGGCGAAGTCGATCGCGCCCTCGATGAATTGCGCGGTTCGTGCGATTTTGCAGTCATGCAATGCGTTTCGGATTACCCCGCACGATTGGAAGACCAGAATCTGCGCGTCCTTCGCACATTCGCTGCGGCGTTTCATTGCCCGGTCGGCTTGTCGGACCACACGCTGGGCCAGACTGCTGCCATCGCCGCACGCGCATTGGGCATGGCGGTTCTGGAAAAACACTTCACACTCGATGCAGCGATGCCGGGGCCCGATCATGCCGCGTCGATGGAACCGCACGATTTCAGAACGATGGTCGATACCTTGCGGGCTCTCGAAACCGGGCTTGGCGACGGGATCAAGCGGCCGGTCGAAGCCGAGCTTTCAACCAGGGCCGTAGCGCGCAAGAGCCTTGTCTACGCGCGCGATCTTGCCGAGGGCCATTTGCTGACGGCTGATGATTTATGCGCCAAGCGGCCCGGAACCGGCCTCCCCGCCGATCTCATCGATCAGCTGTGCGGACAAACGCTTGCGCGCGCGGTTTCGGCGGATACGCAGGTCCGGTTGAGCGATATGGGAGGGGAGGCGGCATGA
- a CDS encoding acylneuraminate cytidylyltransferase family protein encodes MTDSRCTPPMRPDVLALIPARAGSRRVPRKNTRLLGGKPLAQWTFEAALAAASIGKVLLSTDDPDLIALAGHMGVDVLKRPQDLAGDHASSVDVALHALDCERASGRDWGSLCLLQPTSPFRAEGRIDEGLSILSETPDVDAVVGVTEPSHHPLHCLLEHPDGSVFLIESANAARAAQRSQDLPRAWALTGSFYAIRAATLRETQSFLPPRCHPLACTAPGEDIDIDWPVDFERAEHHLSTLAGAGK; translated from the coding sequence ATGACAGACAGCAGGTGCACCCCTCCGATGCGGCCTGATGTTCTCGCCTTGATCCCGGCGCGGGCGGGCTCGCGGCGGGTCCCGCGCAAGAATACGCGCCTGCTGGGCGGGAAGCCGCTGGCGCAGTGGACATTCGAAGCGGCGTTGGCGGCAGCCTCGATCGGCAAGGTTCTGTTGTCCACCGATGATCCTGATTTGATCGCGCTGGCGGGGCATATGGGCGTGGACGTTCTCAAAAGACCGCAGGACCTGGCGGGCGATCACGCCAGCAGCGTTGACGTCGCTCTGCATGCGCTCGATTGCGAAAGAGCTTCGGGGCGCGACTGGGGCAGCCTTTGCCTGCTGCAACCGACATCGCCGTTTCGCGCCGAAGGCCGGATCGACGAAGGGTTGTCGATCTTGAGCGAGACACCCGATGTCGATGCGGTGGTTGGCGTGACCGAGCCGTCGCACCACCCCTTGCATTGCCTGCTCGAGCATCCAGACGGCAGTGTCTTCTTGATCGAAAGCGCGAACGCAGCGCGCGCCGCGCAACGCAGTCAGGACCTGCCCCGCGCATGGGCGTTGACGGGGTCGTTCTACGCCATCCGCGCTGCCACCCTGCGCGAAACACAATCTTTTCTGCCACCACGCTGCCACCCGCTTGCCTGCACGGCACCGGGCGAGGACATCGATATCGATTGGCCGGTGGATTTCGAGAGAGCAGAGCATCATCTCTCGACGCTTGCGGGAGCGGGCAAATGA
- the asnB gene encoding asparagine synthase (glutamine-hydrolyzing): protein MCGISGFWSFSGRSVPIERIAAMSRVQGHRGPDGDGVFCNGQVAIANQRLAIIDVEHGDQPFVSDNGEVALVQNGEIFNYVELAEELRGLGVRIDTHSDTEVLLRAYLHWGPDFVSRLNGMFAIAIWDNRDRCLRLYRDRIGVKPLFYAQTGDGFAFASEIKSILAAGIEPRIDLQALDLFLTFNYVPPPHTAFVGVRHLPPGCMAELCAREPMRIKRWWSLTARDLANRSEADWTGEFLDTFEDAVRLRLRSDVPFGAFLSGGVDSSSVVGFMARNMDRPVRTFSIGFDDPRFDESASARLAAERFGTDHISEIVEADMIDQWPNVIWHLDQPHGDVSFMPTRRVSELASRHVKVVLTGDGGDELFAGYDKYRNFFAARPEGESEEDFRAAYLTNISLFDAAEKRRLYLPEFAAQVDEAAAGDLVGHHFDESRHWDRLNQALNIDMQLLLPGNNLVKPDRMGMAVGVEARTPMLDYRMMEFAFTMPAEFKLRDGETKYLFKKAVAPMIGADLAYRKKQMFTVPIGEWFKDRLAPVARATLLGNDSLTRSLFDTGIMASYIDAHVAGTENRTREIRALMAIELWAREFLGDDRQQVHPSDAA, encoded by the coding sequence ATGTGTGGCATTTCCGGTTTCTGGTCGTTTTCCGGCCGCAGCGTCCCGATTGAACGCATTGCGGCGATGTCGCGGGTGCAGGGGCATCGCGGCCCGGATGGCGACGGGGTGTTCTGCAACGGACAGGTGGCAATCGCGAACCAGCGGCTTGCGATCATCGACGTCGAACATGGCGATCAGCCCTTCGTCTCCGACAACGGCGAAGTGGCGCTGGTGCAGAATGGCGAGATCTTCAACTATGTCGAACTCGCTGAAGAGCTGCGCGGCCTTGGCGTTCGCATCGATACCCATTCCGATACCGAGGTGCTGCTGCGGGCCTATCTCCACTGGGGCCCGGATTTCGTCAGCCGCCTGAACGGGATGTTCGCGATTGCGATTTGGGACAATCGCGATCGCTGCCTGCGTCTCTATCGCGACCGGATCGGGGTAAAGCCGCTGTTCTATGCGCAGACCGGTGACGGGTTTGCCTTTGCCTCGGAAATCAAATCGATCCTCGCCGCAGGAATTGAGCCGAGGATCGACTTGCAGGCGCTCGACCTGTTCCTGACCTTCAACTACGTGCCGCCGCCGCACACCGCCTTTGTCGGGGTCCGCCACCTTCCACCCGGCTGCATGGCCGAATTGTGCGCCCGGGAGCCCATGCGGATCAAGCGCTGGTGGTCGCTTACCGCGCGCGATCTTGCCAATCGCAGCGAAGCGGACTGGACCGGCGAATTCCTCGACACCTTCGAAGATGCCGTGCGCCTGAGGCTCAGGTCCGATGTACCGTTCGGGGCCTTTCTTTCAGGCGGCGTCGATTCCAGCTCGGTCGTCGGGTTCATGGCTCGCAACATGGATCGTCCGGTCAGGACTTTCTCTATCGGGTTTGACGATCCGCGATTTGACGAATCCGCCAGCGCCCGGCTTGCAGCCGAGCGGTTCGGTACCGATCACATTAGCGAAATCGTCGAAGCTGACATGATCGACCAGTGGCCCAACGTGATCTGGCATCTCGACCAGCCGCATGGCGATGTCTCTTTCATGCCGACCAGGCGGGTTTCGGAACTCGCTTCGCGCCATGTGAAGGTCGTGCTGACGGGCGACGGCGGGGACGAGTTGTTTGCGGGCTATGACAAATATCGCAACTTCTTCGCCGCGCGGCCCGAGGGCGAAAGCGAAGAGGATTTCCGCGCCGCTTATCTCACCAATATCTCGTTGTTTGATGCGGCGGAGAAGCGGCGGCTGTACCTGCCCGAATTCGCAGCGCAGGTTGACGAAGCGGCGGCAGGCGATCTTGTCGGGCACCATTTTGACGAAAGCCGCCACTGGGACCGGCTCAACCAGGCGCTGAATATCGACATGCAATTGCTGTTGCCGGGCAACAATCTGGTAAAGCCGGATCGCATGGGCATGGCTGTCGGGGTGGAGGCGCGGACGCCCATGCTGGATTACCGCATGATGGAGTTCGCCTTCACCATGCCCGCCGAATTCAAGCTGCGCGATGGCGAAACCAAATATCTCTTCAAGAAGGCCGTTGCGCCGATGATCGGGGCCGACCTCGCCTATCGCAAGAAGCAGATGTTCACCGTGCCGATCGGGGAATGGTTCAAGGACAGGCTGGCACCCGTCGCGCGGGCGACGCTGCTGGGGAATGACTCTCTTACGCGCAGCCTGTTCGATACGGGCATCATGGCCTCCTACATTGATGCGCATGTCGCAGGGACGGAAAACCGGACGCGCGAAATTCGCGCATTGATGGCAATCGAATTGTGGGCGCGCGAGTTCCTCGGTGATGACAGACAGCAGGTGCACCCCTCCGATGCGGCCTGA
- a CDS encoding sugar transferase → MKRLFDIAVSAAALLAASPLLAVLMVWIRLDSPGPALFRQTRIGLNGQPFTIFKLRSMVQDAAERGGYATSATDARITRVGQFVRRTSLDELPQLFNVLRGDMSLVGPRPDTPMQEANYSPEDWQRRHQVRPGITGLAQARLRSAATAEERLALDLEYVSSASLSRDLAILFETVRTVFIRKTV, encoded by the coding sequence GTGAAGCGGCTGTTCGACATTGCCGTCAGCGCCGCCGCCCTGCTGGCCGCATCGCCGCTGCTCGCGGTGCTGATGGTCTGGATCAGGCTCGACAGTCCCGGCCCCGCGCTGTTCCGGCAGACCCGGATCGGCCTCAATGGCCAGCCGTTCACGATCTTCAAGCTGCGCAGCATGGTGCAGGACGCTGCCGAGCGCGGTGGTTATGCAACTTCGGCGACGGATGCCCGCATCACACGCGTGGGGCAATTCGTGCGCCGCACCAGCCTTGATGAATTGCCACAGCTTTTCAATGTGTTGCGTGGGGATATGAGCCTGGTCGGCCCGCGCCCCGACACCCCGATGCAGGAAGCGAACTATTCCCCCGAAGATTGGCAGCGCCGGCATCAGGTGCGGCCCGGCATCACCGGACTTGCACAAGCGCGGCTGCGGTCGGCGGCCACCGCCGAGGAGCGGCTGGCGCTCGATCTCGAATATGTCTCCAGTGCCAGCCTTTCGCGCGATCTGGCCATCTTGTTCGAAACGGTGCGCACCGTGTTCATCCGAAAGACTGTCTGA
- a CDS encoding aldolase/citrate lyase family protein has protein sequence MSKFCPVLITADPDLARSAELCGVGRIMVDLERNGKFERQKFRDTWISKHILDDIGPVAGALQQAELMVRINPLFDGSAAEIDSAIERGAGAIMLPMFRRLEEIEQIGAMIAGRCRFIPLVETADAFEILERVAAHQAVDETFIGLNDLHISLGLDFMFEPLANGMLESACAALRRVGKPFGFGGIARIGEGDLPAEFIVREHARLGSTRVNLSRTFARQSSSDSVLATGNFDVMQREVGKLLDLYDAALEAGDEQKAANTSELRSRIETIVAQIRKRRESAA, from the coding sequence ATGTCGAAATTCTGCCCTGTCCTTATCACCGCCGATCCCGATCTGGCCCGCTCTGCAGAGCTTTGCGGCGTGGGCAGGATCATGGTCGATCTTGAGCGGAACGGGAAATTCGAACGTCAGAAATTCCGCGACACCTGGATCAGCAAGCACATTCTCGACGATATCGGCCCGGTGGCCGGGGCGCTGCAACAGGCCGAGCTGATGGTGCGGATCAACCCGCTGTTTGACGGGAGCGCCGCTGAAATCGATTCCGCGATCGAGCGCGGCGCTGGGGCGATCATGCTGCCGATGTTCCGCCGACTCGAGGAAATCGAACAGATCGGTGCGATGATTGCCGGTCGATGCCGTTTCATTCCTCTGGTCGAAACGGCGGACGCGTTTGAGATCCTGGAGCGGGTGGCAGCGCATCAGGCCGTCGACGAAACCTTCATCGGCCTCAACGATCTGCATATCTCGCTGGGGCTGGATTTCATGTTCGAGCCGCTGGCTAACGGCATGCTGGAAAGCGCCTGCGCCGCGCTCCGCCGGGTGGGCAAGCCGTTCGGTTTCGGTGGTATTGCCCGGATTGGCGAAGGCGATCTGCCCGCCGAATTCATCGTGCGCGAACATGCGCGGCTCGGCTCCACAAGGGTGAACCTGTCGCGCACCTTTGCCCGGCAGTCCTCGAGCGACAGCGTGCTTGCCACCGGCAATTTCGATGTGATGCAGCGCGAAGTGGGCAAGCTGCTCGATCTCTACGATGCCGCACTGGAGGCAGGCGACGAGCAAAAGGCCGCCAACACTTCCGAACTGCGATCGCGGATCGAGACGATTGTCGCCCAGATCCGCAAGCGGAGGGAGAGCGCGGCGTGA
- a CDS encoding aminotransferase class I/II-fold pyridoxal phosphate-dependent enzyme, whose amino-acid sequence MTVPVATSLARLCVTSDLSLAEALQRLDETGGGPLLVLDHDGRLLRLVTDGDLRRMILAGSGNDAALSLLPPVTPVAARMDTSVAELEALFATHRITAIPRLDAEGRPRVLERREFSGPVLLSTPHLGELEQEFVQQAFDTNWIAPLGPQVEGFERELADYSNNAHVAALSSGTAALHLGLILLGVKDGDRVYCPSFTFAASANPIRYERAEPVFIDSETETWNMSPAALERALSRDAARGKLPSAVVIANLYGQSADMDPLLELCDSYGVPVLEDAAESLGATYKGRKSGSFGKLSAFSFNGNKIITTSGGGALCSDDEELIARARFLSTQAREPAAHYEHKHIGYNYRMSNILAGIGRGQLKVLDERVARRREIFELYRSVLAGIEGIEWMPEPEGYFSTRWLTTATFKREMGQNPVQLLEALKVVGIEVRPLWKPMHRQPVFAGCEYVSHGENHSVSDDLFDCGLCLPSGSNMSDETVIRIAEQLRYLLAG is encoded by the coding sequence GTGACTGTACCGGTGGCCACATCGCTCGCCCGACTGTGTGTGACGTCAGACTTGTCTCTGGCCGAAGCGCTTCAGCGCCTCGACGAAACAGGTGGCGGTCCCTTGCTGGTTCTGGATCATGACGGGCGGCTTCTGCGGCTGGTGACCGACGGCGATCTGCGGCGAATGATCCTTGCAGGTAGCGGAAACGATGCCGCGTTGTCGCTCCTGCCCCCGGTGACGCCAGTCGCCGCACGGATGGACACTTCGGTTGCCGAGCTTGAGGCGCTTTTTGCCACACACAGGATAACGGCCATTCCCCGGCTGGATGCCGAAGGCCGCCCCCGTGTGCTGGAGCGGCGCGAGTTCAGCGGCCCGGTGCTTCTTTCGACGCCGCATCTGGGCGAGCTTGAGCAGGAATTCGTCCAGCAGGCGTTCGATACCAACTGGATCGCGCCGCTGGGGCCGCAAGTCGAAGGCTTCGAGCGTGAACTGGCCGACTACAGCAACAACGCCCACGTCGCCGCGCTCAGCTCGGGCACGGCGGCGCTCCATCTGGGCCTGATCCTGCTGGGGGTGAAAGACGGGGATCGGGTTTATTGCCCCAGTTTCACCTTTGCCGCTTCGGCCAATCCGATCCGTTACGAACGCGCCGAACCGGTCTTCATCGATTCCGAAACGGAGACCTGGAACATGTCGCCTGCCGCGCTGGAGCGGGCGCTCAGCCGGGACGCAGCAAGAGGAAAGCTGCCTAGCGCGGTGGTAATCGCCAATCTCTATGGCCAATCGGCTGACATGGATCCGTTGCTTGAGCTTTGCGACAGCTATGGTGTCCCCGTGCTTGAGGATGCGGCGGAATCGCTTGGGGCGACATACAAGGGCCGGAAATCGGGCAGTTTCGGCAAGCTTTCCGCCTTTTCCTTCAACGGGAACAAGATCATCACGACCTCGGGCGGCGGCGCGCTGTGCTCGGATGACGAAGAGCTGATCGCGCGTGCCCGTTTCCTGTCGACGCAGGCGCGTGAGCCCGCTGCCCATTACGAGCACAAGCACATCGGCTACAATTACCGGATGAGCAACATCCTCGCCGGGATAGGGCGCGGACAGCTCAAGGTGCTGGACGAGCGCGTGGCCCGTCGCCGCGAGATATTCGAGCTCTACCGGTCGGTGCTTGCCGGGATCGAAGGGATCGAATGGATGCCAGAACCCGAGGGGTATTTTTCGACCCGCTGGCTGACCACCGCCACCTTCAAACGCGAAATGGGGCAGAACCCGGTGCAATTGCTTGAGGCGCTCAAGGTCGTCGGGATCGAGGTGCGCCCGCTGTGGAAGCCGATGCATCGCCAACCCGTCTTTGCCGGCTGCGAATATGTGTCGCATGGAGAGAACCACTCCGTCAGCGATGATCTGTTTGATTGCGGGCTTTGCCTTCCGTCAGGTTCCAACATGTCCGACGAAACCGTCATCCGGATCGCGGAACAGCTGCGTTATCTGCTTGCAGGGTAG
- a CDS encoding glycosyltransferase family 4 protein translates to MITDKRVLLMRSDVRLAGPGVLMFGVASALRDRGWHVEVAVGSDALTDRFTAAGFPVHLVPGLDLGDRTAIRMAKGASALRRIVKNGGHAILHSFNAQAGLIGWLASAGLKAKVVNTVLGAGKEGLLKRMPFKLIAVSDFVKRDLVRHGVPEERITTVYNGVLAPDQLLADKGSFDALWQARRADDTFRIVGIAMMNGDKGQRASIDAVARLAALDPPRKLELVLVGDGTRRPSLEEHAKTIGIADRVRFTGALSDVFPELDRAHAFLHLSPQETFGIVLAEAHARGLPAVSYAIGGIPEVVSDQASGILVPLGDIDGVVAALKRLADDRAECETMGWHGLERTRRLFMREALGERIESVYAAL, encoded by the coding sequence TTGATTACCGATAAGCGTGTCTTGCTGATGCGGTCCGATGTGCGTCTTGCCGGGCCGGGCGTGCTCATGTTCGGCGTCGCCAGCGCCCTGCGTGATCGCGGCTGGCATGTGGAGGTCGCCGTGGGCAGCGATGCCTTGACGGATCGTTTCACTGCGGCCGGTTTTCCGGTCCATCTGGTCCCCGGCCTCGACTTGGGTGACCGGACTGCGATCCGGATGGCAAAAGGCGCCTCCGCCCTGCGCCGGATCGTGAAAAACGGCGGCCATGCCATCCTGCACAGCTTCAATGCGCAGGCAGGCCTGATTGGGTGGCTGGCCAGTGCCGGGCTAAAGGCGAAGGTGGTGAACACGGTACTTGGCGCGGGCAAGGAGGGCCTGCTGAAACGCATGCCGTTCAAGCTGATCGCGGTTTCCGATTTCGTGAAGCGCGATCTTGTTCGCCATGGCGTTCCGGAAGAGCGCATCACGACGGTCTACAACGGGGTGCTGGCTCCAGATCAACTGCTTGCGGACAAAGGCAGTTTCGATGCCCTGTGGCAGGCGAGGCGGGCGGACGATACATTCCGGATCGTGGGCATTGCGATGATGAACGGCGACAAGGGCCAGCGCGCCTCGATTGACGCGGTCGCACGGCTCGCCGCACTTGATCCGCCGCGAAAGCTTGAACTGGTTCTGGTTGGAGACGGCACCAGACGGCCATCGCTCGAAGAGCATGCCAAGACCATCGGCATTGCCGACCGGGTGCGGTTTACCGGTGCCTTGAGCGACGTGTTTCCCGAGCTCGACCGGGCGCATGCCTTCCTGCACCTTTCCCCGCAGGAAACCTTCGGCATTGTTCTGGCAGAAGCTCACGCAAGGGGGCTGCCGGCAGTTTCCTACGCTATCGGCGGCATTCCCGAAGTGGTGAGCGATCAGGCGAGCGGCATCCTTGTCCCTCTTGGTGATATCGACGGCGTGGTTGCCGCCCTGAAACGGTTGGCGGACGATCGCGCGGAATGCGAAACTATGGGATGGCACGGGCTTGAGCGCACCCGTCGGCTGTTTATGCGCGAGGCATTGGGCGAGCGGATCGAGAGTGTCTATGCAGCGCTTTGA
- a CDS encoding glycosyltransferase family protein, producing the protein MSAPILLCAAYGGGHVNACLPVAIAMAQKGWTVHFLALTTAYEKARHSRLQVWQARDLVADGEEEILDLGSEIAGEVPDHGPVSAQETYAYHGLGFHDLITQLGREKAEARYRERGRVAFEHGELARRIIAQVRPDIVLTTNSPRAEKAIIDTAQLQGIPAVVLNDTLASESNHWLHDPDYADRICVLSGPVRDVLIRSGHNPSKIVVTGNPAFASAAELRKDRAASSGSGSRRVLYASQPLPAEDAEHKQRVITELHRIAAKREDLELRVRLHPNEQARAAAGPTLAEDLLAADIVITHGSTVGIEAALAGIPVVLQMGSQIARQCRFEEYGIAMANEDVTELEMAIDRALALGVASQFSMPANSLGNVAAVLEEMIDYR; encoded by the coding sequence TTGTCAGCTCCTATCCTTCTTTGCGCAGCCTATGGCGGGGGCCACGTCAATGCCTGCCTGCCCGTGGCCATTGCAATGGCGCAGAAAGGGTGGACGGTTCATTTCCTCGCGCTCACAACCGCATACGAAAAAGCCCGCCATTCGCGGCTACAGGTCTGGCAGGCGCGCGATCTGGTTGCCGACGGTGAAGAGGAAATCCTTGATCTCGGGAGTGAAATTGCTGGTGAGGTTCCGGATCATGGGCCGGTTTCGGCGCAGGAAACCTATGCTTATCACGGCCTTGGATTTCATGACCTGATCACCCAGTTGGGCCGCGAAAAGGCCGAGGCGCGTTACCGCGAAAGGGGCAGGGTGGCGTTCGAGCATGGCGAGCTTGCCCGGCGCATCATTGCGCAGGTCCGGCCGGATATCGTGCTGACGACCAATTCTCCCAGGGCGGAAAAGGCGATCATCGATACGGCCCAGTTGCAGGGTATACCTGCTGTGGTGCTAAACGACACGCTGGCCAGCGAGTCCAACCACTGGCTGCACGATCCTGATTATGCCGATCGTATCTGCGTTCTGAGCGGACCTGTACGTGATGTCTTGATCCGATCCGGACATAACCCGTCCAAGATCGTGGTTACGGGCAATCCCGCGTTTGCATCGGCAGCCGAATTGCGAAAAGACCGCGCCGCTTCATCAGGATCAGGGTCACGCAGGGTGCTTTACGCCTCGCAGCCGCTTCCTGCCGAGGATGCGGAACACAAGCAGCGCGTGATCACCGAGCTGCACCGGATTGCCGCGAAAAGGGAAGATCTGGAACTGCGGGTCCGCCTCCACCCCAACGAACAAGCGCGCGCTGCCGCTGGCCCTACTCTTGCGGAAGACCTGTTGGCAGCCGACATCGTGATCACTCATGGCTCAACCGTGGGGATAGAGGCAGCGCTGGCCGGTATCCCCGTGGTGTTGCAAATGGGATCGCAGATCGCACGGCAGTGTCGTTTCGAAGAATATGGCATTGCCATGGCGAACGAAGACGTTACCGAGCTGGAAATGGCTATCGACCGCGCCTTGGCGCTGGGGGTCGCATCCCAATTCTCGATGCCCGCAAACAGTCTTGGCAACGTTGCTGCTGTGCTCGAGGAGATGATTGATTACCGATAA
- a CDS encoding NAD-dependent epimerase/dehydratase family protein, with protein MRTVLITGSAGFIGFHLARLLLDEGFRVVGFDGMTDYYDVRLKERRHQMLLQNPNFRCVTAMLEDFDALHSLAMEEKPDIIVHLAAQAGVRYSLENPRAYVDANLVGTFNVMECARELGVDHLLMASTSSVYGANEEMPFDERQKCDTPLTLYAATKKANEAMAHSYAHLWNLPTTMFRFFTVYGPWGRPDMALFKFTRGILEGTPIDIYNNGEMFRDFTYVTDLVRGIRLLIDKAPVRPESTDDIPEWDSLSPAAPWRVVNIGNSDKVRLMDFVEAIEAECGRAAVKNFMPMQKGDVPATWANATLLRELTGYAPQTGVRDGIREFVAWYRDYYAV; from the coding sequence ATGCGAACTGTCCTCATCACCGGTTCGGCCGGGTTCATCGGGTTCCACCTCGCACGCCTCCTGCTGGACGAGGGCTTTCGCGTCGTCGGCTTTGACGGGATGACAGACTACTACGATGTCCGGTTGAAAGAGCGGCGACATCAGATGTTGCTCCAGAACCCGAATTTCCGCTGCGTCACCGCAATGCTTGAGGACTTCGACGCGCTGCATTCGCTGGCGATGGAGGAAAAGCCTGACATCATCGTCCACCTCGCTGCGCAGGCGGGGGTCCGCTACAGCCTCGAAAACCCGCGCGCCTATGTCGATGCCAATCTGGTGGGCACTTTCAACGTCATGGAATGCGCGCGCGAATTGGGCGTCGATCACCTTCTCATGGCATCGACCAGTTCGGTCTATGGCGCGAATGAGGAAATGCCGTTCGACGAGCGTCAGAAATGCGACACCCCGCTGACGCTCTACGCCGCGACGAAGAAAGCGAACGAGGCGATGGCGCATTCCTATGCCCATCTTTGGAACCTGCCGACCACCATGTTCCGGTTCTTCACGGTCTATGGCCCGTGGGGTCGCCCGGACATGGCGCTGTTCAAGTTCACGCGCGGCATCCTCGAAGGGACGCCGATCGACATTTACAACAATGGCGAGATGTTCCGCGACTTCACTTATGTCACCGATCTGGTGCGCGGCATCCGCCTGCTGATCGACAAGGCGCCGGTTCGCCCGGAAAGCACAGACGATATTCCCGAGTGGGATTCGCTGTCCCCCGCTGCCCCCTGGCGGGTGGTCAATATCGGCAACAGCGACAAGGTGCGGCTGATGGATTTCGTCGAGGCAATCGAGGCGGAATGCGGACGCGCGGCGGTGAAGAACTTCATGCCGATGCAAAAAGGCGATGTGCCCGCGACCTGGGCAAATGCGACGCTATTGCGCGAATTGACCGGGTACGCCCCGCAAACCGGAGTGCGTGACGGCATCCGCGAATTTGTCGCTTGGTATCGCGATTATTACGCGGTCTAG